A stretch of the Nevskiales bacterium genome encodes the following:
- the sthA gene encoding Si-specific NAD(P)(+) transhydrogenase, translating into MPASSEKTTAHYDLAVIGSGPGGEGAAIMAAKSGRRVAVVESYPEVGGGCTHWGTIPSKALRHSVQRLTEFAHNPLFRELGRARTPTYPELLHAADNVIRQQTAQRRRYYERNHIRLVRGHARFENPQTLVVETPEGNEETLGARHFVIATGSRPYRPPEVDFTHPCVHDSDSILKLDYSPRTVCIYGAGVIGCEYASIFAHLGIKVNLVNTQAKLLSFLDDEITDALSYHLREQGVIIRHQEQYRRVEGREHDVVLHLESGKHIRCDLLLWANGRTGNTDRLGLERLPLAVNPRGQLSVNENYQTALPHVYAVGDVIGPPALASAAYDQGRFAATHIVQGRCDHSLSEFIPTGIYTIPEISSVGRTERELTEASVPYEVGHAHFRHLARAQMTDQTVGMLKLLFHPQTLEILGIHCFGDRASEIVHIGQAIMASRNGGNSLQYFLNTTFNYPTMAEAYRVAALNGYNRLD; encoded by the coding sequence GTGCCCGCCTCATCCGAAAAGACGACCGCGCATTACGACCTCGCAGTCATCGGCAGCGGACCCGGCGGCGAAGGCGCGGCCATCATGGCGGCCAAAAGCGGTCGTCGCGTGGCCGTGGTCGAAAGTTATCCCGAGGTCGGGGGCGGCTGTACGCACTGGGGTACCATCCCGAGCAAGGCACTGCGCCACAGCGTGCAGCGGCTGACAGAGTTCGCGCACAACCCGTTGTTCCGCGAGCTGGGCCGGGCACGGACCCCGACCTACCCCGAGCTGCTGCATGCGGCGGACAACGTGATCCGCCAGCAGACCGCGCAGCGCCGACGCTACTACGAGCGCAACCACATCCGCCTGGTGCGCGGGCATGCACGCTTCGAGAACCCACAGACGCTCGTCGTGGAGACGCCGGAAGGCAATGAGGAAACCCTCGGCGCCCGCCACTTCGTCATCGCCACCGGCTCGCGTCCCTACCGCCCGCCCGAGGTGGATTTCACCCATCCCTGCGTGCACGACAGCGACAGCATCCTCAAGCTCGACTACAGCCCGCGCACGGTCTGCATCTATGGCGCCGGCGTCATCGGCTGCGAGTACGCCTCGATCTTCGCCCATCTCGGCATCAAGGTGAACCTGGTCAACACCCAGGCCAAGCTGCTGTCCTTTCTGGACGACGAAATCACCGACGCCCTCTCCTACCACCTGCGCGAACAGGGCGTGATCATCCGCCACCAGGAGCAGTACCGGCGCGTCGAAGGTCGCGAGCACGACGTGGTGCTGCACCTGGAATCAGGCAAGCACATCCGCTGCGACCTGCTGCTGTGGGCCAACGGGCGCACCGGGAACACCGACCGGCTGGGACTCGAGCGCCTGCCGTTGGCGGTCAATCCCCGCGGGCAGCTGAGCGTCAACGAGAACTACCAGACCGCGCTGCCGCACGTCTATGCCGTGGGCGACGTGATCGGCCCGCCGGCGCTGGCCAGCGCCGCCTACGACCAGGGCCGCTTCGCGGCCACCCATATCGTGCAGGGCCGCTGCGACCACAGTCTGTCCGAGTTCATCCCGACCGGCATCTACACCATCCCCGAGATCAGTTCGGTCGGTCGCACCGAACGCGAGCTGACCGAAGCCTCGGTACCTTACGAAGTCGGGCATGCGCATTTCCGGCACCTGGCGCGCGCGCAGATGACGGACCAGACGGTCGGCATGCTCAAGCTGCTGTTCCATCCGCAGACGCTGGAGATCCTCGGCATCCACTGCTTCGGGGACCGTGCTTCCGAGATCGTGCACATCGGCCAGGCGATCATGGCCAGCCGCAACGGCGGCAACAGCCTGCAATATTTCCTCAACACGACCTTCAACTACCCGACCATGGCCGAGGCCTACCGGGTCGCCGCGCTCAACGGCTACAACCGCCTCGACTGA
- a CDS encoding nodulation protein NfeD, with the protein MSRKQLAAILAAALACYALAARTDPSVPAPAGPSQAALIEIDGAIGPATSLYYESAAARAEESGAALIVLRIDTPGGLDTAMRDIIKRILASKIPVVAYVAPSGARAASAGTYILYASHVAAMAPATNLGAATPVSVIGGPPKSPQPPGTPPDKPGQAPAETPSAAPGPAGAAEERKMVNDAVAYIRSLAEKRGRNAEWAERAVREAASLSAEEALKQKVIDLVARDVEDLLRQLHGRRLQLDDGQRLTLDTRAMTVTRIAPDWRQKILSVLTNPAVAYILLLIGIYGLLLEGYNPGAILPGVIGGICLLLALYAFQVLPINYAGLGLIALGIVLIVAETMVPSLGVLGIGGVVAFVVGSIMLLDTDVPGYQVPIAIIAAIATAAGLVLLLTVTLLLRARKRRVVTGHEAMVGEAAEALEDFDAEGWVRARSETWRARTATPVRRGQKLRVTALDGLVLIVAPEKD; encoded by the coding sequence ATGAGCAGGAAACAACTGGCGGCAATCCTGGCAGCAGCGCTGGCATGCTACGCGCTGGCGGCACGAACCGATCCCTCCGTGCCCGCGCCGGCCGGGCCTTCCCAGGCCGCGCTGATCGAAATCGACGGCGCCATCGGGCCCGCCACCAGCCTGTACTACGAAAGCGCCGCGGCGCGGGCCGAGGAATCCGGCGCCGCACTGATCGTGCTGCGCATCGACACGCCCGGCGGGCTGGATACCGCAATGCGCGACATCATCAAGCGCATCCTGGCCTCGAAGATTCCCGTGGTGGCCTATGTGGCGCCCTCCGGCGCGCGCGCCGCCAGCGCCGGCACCTATATTCTCTATGCCAGCCATGTGGCGGCGATGGCGCCCGCCACCAACCTGGGCGCCGCGACCCCGGTATCCGTGATCGGGGGGCCGCCCAAGTCGCCGCAGCCGCCCGGAACGCCCCCGGACAAGCCCGGCCAGGCACCGGCGGAAACCCCGTCAGCAGCCCCGGGGCCCGCCGGCGCAGCCGAGGAACGCAAGATGGTCAACGACGCCGTGGCCTATATCCGCAGCCTGGCCGAGAAGCGCGGCCGCAACGCGGAGTGGGCCGAGCGCGCCGTGCGCGAGGCCGCCAGCCTGTCGGCCGAGGAAGCGCTGAAGCAGAAGGTGATCGACCTGGTCGCCCGGGATGTCGAGGATCTGCTGCGCCAGCTCCATGGCCGCCGCCTGCAGCTGGACGACGGCCAGCGGCTGACGCTGGATACCCGCGCCATGACGGTGACGCGCATCGCGCCGGACTGGCGGCAGAAGATTCTGTCGGTGCTGACCAACCCGGCCGTCGCCTACATCCTGCTGCTGATCGGGATCTATGGCCTGCTGCTGGAAGGCTATAACCCCGGGGCGATCCTGCCGGGGGTCATCGGCGGCATCTGCCTGCTGCTGGCGCTGTATGCCTTCCAGGTGCTGCCGATCAATTACGCCGGTCTGGGCTTGATTGCGCTCGGCATCGTCCTTATCGTCGCGGAAACGATGGTGCCGAGCCTGGGCGTACTGGGCATCGGCGGCGTGGTCGCCTTCGTCGTGGGTTCCATCATGCTGCTCGATACGGACGTGCCCGGCTACCAGGTCCCAATCGCGATCATCGCCGCGATCGCGACCGCCGCGGGGCTGGTGCTGCTGTTGACCGTGACGCTGCTGCTGCGCGCACGCAAACGCCGGGTGGTCACGGGCCATGAGGCCATGGTCGGCGAGGCGGCCGAGGCGCTCGAGGACTTCGACGCCGAAGGCTGGGTGCGCGCCCGCAGCGAGACCTGGCGCGCGCGCACCGCCACGCCGGTCCGGCGCGGGCAGAAGCTGCGGGTCACCGCCCTGGACGGCCTGGTGCTGATCGTTGCGCCCGAGAAGGACTAG
- a CDS encoding slipin family protein, with translation MLNFTSILVILVAVFLLNCFKILPEYVRGVVFTFGRFTGVKGPGIIFLVPLVQRMVRVDLRVVTMDVPPQDVISRDNVSVKVNAIVFFRVVQPEKAIIQVEDYYAATSQLAQTTLRSVLGQHELDQMLSERDKLNAAIQSILDRATDAWGIKVTNVEIKAVDLNESMVRAIAAQAEAERNRRSKIINAEGEAQAAEKLREAATVLAQQPVSVQLRYLQTLLDVANKNTATIVVPVPVDLLKPFAPKES, from the coding sequence ATGCTGAACTTCACTTCGATCCTCGTCATCCTGGTTGCCGTCTTCCTGCTGAACTGCTTCAAGATCCTGCCCGAGTACGTGCGCGGCGTGGTCTTCACCTTCGGCCGCTTCACCGGCGTCAAGGGCCCCGGCATCATCTTCCTGGTGCCGCTGGTGCAGCGCATGGTGCGCGTGGACCTGCGCGTGGTGACGATGGACGTGCCGCCGCAGGACGTGATCTCCCGCGACAACGTATCGGTCAAAGTCAATGCCATCGTGTTCTTCCGCGTGGTTCAACCGGAGAAGGCGATCATCCAGGTCGAGGACTACTACGCCGCCACCAGCCAGCTGGCGCAGACCACGCTGCGCTCGGTGCTCGGCCAGCACGAGCTCGATCAGATGCTGTCCGAGCGCGACAAGCTGAACGCGGCCATCCAGTCCATCCTCGACCGCGCAACCGATGCCTGGGGCATCAAGGTCACCAATGTCGAGATCAAGGCGGTCGATCTGAATGAAAGCATGGTGCGCGCCATCGCCGCCCAGGCCGAGGCCGAGCGCAACCGCCGCTCCAAGATCATCAATGCCGAGGGTGAGGCACAGGCGGCGGAAAAGCTGCGCGAGGCCGCCACCGTACTGGCGCAACAGCCGGTCTCGGTCCAGCTGCGCTATCTGCAGACCCTGCTGGACGTGGCCAACAAGAACACCGCCACGATCGTGGTGCCAGTACCCGTGGACCTGCTCAAGCCCTTTGCGCCGAAAGAGAGCTAG
- a CDS encoding DegV family protein, with product MRIGLVVDSACDLPKSFIDEHRVIILPVTIRIENESFIDRRDPTETIAFYRSHIGEKGHDAESAPFSVEQIQDLFLSRVVIEFDYAICETVTRLRSPIFENATKASFAILRGYKEVRRQHGVEGPFALRVINSKTLFCGQGVLAAETIRMIQEGVHVNEIRTRIEKLSEDVYAYLVPRDLYYIRARAQKKGEKSVGLIGAALGTMLDIKPIIRAYHEETGPVSKARGFEQACEKLLQYAVRRIREGLLAPTICISYGGDPEEVRQLPGYAELMAEAEAHGVQVLLSVMSVTAGVNIGPGGLCLGLVARPHEFDD from the coding sequence ATGAGAATCGGATTGGTAGTGGATTCGGCCTGCGATCTGCCCAAGTCTTTCATCGACGAGCACCGCGTCATCATCCTGCCGGTGACGATCCGCATCGAGAACGAGAGCTTCATCGACCGACGCGACCCGACCGAGACGATCGCCTTTTACCGCTCGCACATCGGCGAGAAGGGCCACGACGCCGAGTCGGCGCCGTTCAGTGTGGAACAGATCCAGGACCTGTTCCTGAGCCGGGTGGTGATCGAGTTCGATTACGCCATCTGCGAAACGGTGACGCGGCTGCGCAGTCCGATCTTCGAGAATGCCACCAAGGCCTCGTTCGCGATCCTGCGCGGCTACAAGGAGGTGCGCCGGCAGCATGGCGTCGAGGGCCCCTTCGCGCTGCGCGTGATCAACAGCAAGACCCTGTTCTGCGGCCAGGGCGTGCTGGCGGCCGAAACCATCCGTATGATCCAGGAAGGGGTGCACGTCAACGAAATCCGCACCCGTATCGAGAAGCTGAGCGAGGACGTCTACGCCTATCTGGTGCCACGCGACCTGTACTACATTCGCGCCCGCGCCCAGAAGAAAGGCGAGAAGAGCGTCGGCCTGATCGGCGCTGCGCTGGGCACGATGCTGGACATCAAGCCGATCATCCGTGCCTACCATGAAGAAACCGGCCCGGTCTCCAAGGCGCGCGGCTTCGAGCAGGCCTGCGAGAAGCTGTTGCAGTATGCCGTGCGCCGGATCCGGGAAGGCTTGCTGGCCCCCACCATCTGCATCAGCTATGGCGGCGACCCGGAGGAGGTCAGGCAGTTGCCGGGTTATGCCGAACTGATGGCCGAAGCCGAGGCGCACGGCGTGCAGGTGCTGCTCTCGGTGATGAGCGTTACCGCGGGCGTCAATATCGGCCCCGGCGGCCTGTGCCTGGGTCTGGTGGCCAGGCCGCACGAGTTCGACGACTGA
- a CDS encoding MazG nucleotide pyrophosphohydrolase domain-containing protein, with translation MTVSSFRRALDLQAQAAAVGFDWPAAEDMLDKLAEELGELRAALRDRPGSLEVAEELGDILFVLVNLARRLQLAPEAVLAAACDKFERRFAYVCDVLAQRGLPPEQADLHTMEALWQQAKALERDRADLPAPQGRNNV, from the coding sequence ATGACCGTATCCAGCTTCCGCCGCGCACTCGACTTGCAGGCCCAGGCGGCTGCGGTGGGCTTCGACTGGCCGGCGGCCGAGGACATGCTCGACAAACTGGCCGAGGAACTGGGCGAGCTGCGGGCTGCGCTCCGCGACCGGCCGGGGAGCCTGGAGGTGGCCGAGGAGCTGGGCGACATCCTGTTCGTGCTCGTCAACCTCGCGCGCCGGTTGCAGCTGGCCCCGGAGGCGGTACTGGCCGCGGCCTGCGACAAGTTCGAGCGGCGCTTCGCTTATGTATGCGACGTTCTGGCACAGCGCGGGCTGCCTCCGGAACAGGCGGATCTGCATACGATGGAAGCACTCTGGCAGCAGGCCAAGGCGCTGGAACGCGATCGGGCCGATTTGCCTGCGCCACAAGGCCGTAATAACGTCTAA
- a CDS encoding CoA pyrophosphatase, giving the protein MRIPEGPSPAADDLRGRVIERLRPTRTAARELLRLDLPPAAAAHFSRMSLRPAAVLVPILEDSLEVLLTQRSENLRTHAGQISLPGGSCDPSDRDAVDTALREAEEEIGLLRADVEVVGLLDDYPTGTGFRVTPVVGLVSPAARPQADGIETTGLLRVPLAHVLEPAHYRAGSFVREGIELPFLEIVWGEHRIWGATAGILHNLCDKLR; this is encoded by the coding sequence ATGCGCATCCCCGAAGGTCCATCCCCCGCCGCTGACGACCTGCGCGGCCGCGTGATCGAGCGGCTGCGGCCCACGCGCACGGCGGCACGCGAGCTGCTCAGACTCGACCTGCCGCCGGCTGCAGCGGCGCACTTCAGCCGCATGTCGCTGCGCCCCGCCGCGGTGCTGGTGCCAATCCTGGAAGACAGCCTGGAGGTGTTGCTGACGCAACGCTCGGAAAACCTGCGTACCCATGCCGGGCAGATCAGTCTGCCCGGCGGCAGTTGCGATCCGTCCGACCGTGATGCCGTCGATACCGCGCTGCGCGAGGCCGAGGAGGAGATCGGACTGCTGCGCGCGGACGTCGAAGTCGTGGGCCTGCTGGATGACTACCCGACCGGCACCGGTTTCCGCGTCACCCCCGTGGTCGGCCTGGTCAGCCCGGCCGCGCGCCCGCAAGCCGACGGCATCGAAACGACTGGGTTGCTGCGGGTGCCCCTGGCGCATGTGCTGGAACCGGCGCACTACCGGGCGGGCAGCTTCGTGCGCGAAGGGATCGAGCTGCCTTTTCTCGAGATCGTATGGGGCGAGCACCGCATCTGGGGCGCGACTGCCGGCATACTGCACAACCTCTGCGACAAGCTGCGCTAG
- a CDS encoding PaaI family thioesterase, whose protein sequence is MDPRYRLMAEKFHDYIPHAHDLGMRVVDIGAGSTRLALDYRDVLLGDPERGLIHTGVITSMIDSACGFAVIAAMDKPVTVATLDLRMDYLRPAVRDRTLYVHAECYRKTRHIAFVRAQAWQESEQRLVATSTSAFMLQARSSRASHKATS, encoded by the coding sequence ATGGACCCCCGCTACCGGCTCATGGCCGAGAAATTCCATGACTACATCCCGCACGCGCACGACCTGGGCATGCGGGTCGTGGACATCGGCGCCGGCAGCACACGCCTGGCGCTGGACTACCGCGACGTGCTGCTGGGCGATCCGGAACGTGGACTGATTCATACCGGCGTCATCACGAGCATGATCGACAGCGCCTGCGGCTTTGCTGTGATCGCAGCCATGGATAAACCCGTCACTGTCGCCACCCTGGACCTGCGCATGGATTACCTGCGCCCGGCCGTGCGTGACCGTACGCTGTACGTGCACGCCGAGTGTTACCGCAAGACGCGCCACATCGCCTTCGTACGGGCGCAGGCCTGGCAGGAGTCCGAGCAGCGGCTCGTCGCCACCAGCACCAGCGCCTTCATGCTGCAGGCGCGCAGCAGCCGCGCGTCGCACAAAGCCACGTCATGA
- a CDS encoding PaaI family thioesterase, with amino-acid sequence MPAPDDIVTRIPYAAFLGIRIARDADGLLFQLPYAERLVGNRALPALHGGVVAGFMENAALLHLMYLEPRQVGIPKTIDFSIDYLRSAGPRESLARCEVTRLGRRVAQVQIRCWQENAAVPVAVARAHFLLGGQVPVA; translated from the coding sequence GTGCCTGCCCCGGACGATATCGTCACGCGGATTCCGTATGCCGCCTTTCTGGGCATCAGGATCGCCCGCGATGCCGACGGCCTGCTGTTCCAGCTGCCCTATGCCGAGCGGCTGGTCGGCAACAGGGCTCTACCCGCCCTGCATGGCGGCGTGGTCGCCGGTTTCATGGAAAACGCCGCTCTGCTGCACCTGATGTACCTGGAGCCACGCCAGGTCGGCATCCCCAAGACGATCGATTTCTCGATCGATTACCTGCGCTCGGCCGGGCCGCGTGAGAGCCTGGCGCGCTGCGAGGTGACGCGTCTGGGCCGACGTGTCGCACAGGTACAGATCCGCTGCTGGCAGGAAAACGCCGCGGTCCCGGTGGCGGTCGCCCGGGCGCATTTCCTGCTGGGCGGCCAGGTGCCCGTCGCGTAA
- a CDS encoding SCP2 sterol-binding domain-containing protein — protein sequence MSVNEMIKKFPAALNADAAADLNATIQYKISNPMYLEIKNGQCTVHDGMAPSADVTLTMEDDDLAALLKGELNGMTAFMTGKLQVDGDLMLAQRLPTLFDPSKL from the coding sequence ATGAGCGTCAATGAAATGATCAAGAAGTTTCCCGCCGCACTGAATGCCGATGCGGCGGCCGACCTGAACGCGACCATCCAGTACAAGATCTCGAATCCGATGTACCTGGAGATCAAGAACGGTCAGTGCACGGTGCATGACGGCATGGCGCCCTCGGCCGACGTGACGCTGACGATGGAAGACGACGATCTCGCCGCGCTGCTCAAGGGTGAGCTCAATGGCATGACCGCGTTCATGACCGGCAAGCTGCAGGTCGATGGCGACCTGATGCTGGCCCAGCGCCTGCCGACCCTGTTCGACCCGAGCAAGCTGTAA
- a CDS encoding class I SAM-dependent methyltransferase — protein MYRAQPQGFSFALTLTETCLELRTLGKNQPGPVRADLCSADLRRRIHGGRRQPLARACGLHRDRHLRVLDATAGLGRDGLVLAGLGCTVTLLERSPLVAALLQDGLVRAGHDPLIGGWLWQRVRFCPVDALEYLRTCPEPPHDVVYLDPMYPDDDRRALPKKEMQTLRLLAGDDSDADQLLAAALAHAQRRVVVKRPPGSPALGGIAPDHRLAGNRARYDVYFTGKNPA, from the coding sequence TTGTACCGGGCGCAGCCGCAGGGTTTCTCGTTTGCGCTGACGCTGACCGAAACCTGCCTGGAGCTGCGCACGCTCGGAAAAAATCAGCCCGGCCCGGTCCGGGCCGATCTGTGCAGTGCCGACCTGCGCCGCCGCATTCACGGCGGCCGCCGCCAGCCCTTGGCCCGTGCCTGTGGCTTGCATCGCGACCGGCATCTGCGTGTCCTGGACGCGACCGCCGGACTGGGACGCGACGGCCTGGTGCTGGCCGGGCTGGGCTGCACGGTCACGCTGCTGGAACGCTCGCCGCTGGTCGCTGCCCTGCTGCAGGACGGCCTTGTGCGCGCCGGGCATGATCCTCTCATCGGCGGCTGGCTGTGGCAGCGCGTGCGATTCTGCCCGGTCGATGCGCTGGAGTACCTCCGCACGTGCCCGGAGCCGCCGCACGATGTGGTTTACCTGGATCCCATGTATCCGGACGACGACCGCCGCGCGCTGCCCAAGAAAGAGATGCAGACACTGCGGCTGCTGGCCGGTGACGACTCCGATGCCGACCAGCTGCTGGCGGCTGCACTCGCGCATGCACAGCGGCGAGTCGTGGTGAAGCGGCCACCCGGATCGCCCGCGCTGGGGGGCATCGCGCCCGACCACCGACTGGCCGGCAATCGTGCGCGCTATGACGTCTACTTCACCGGCAAAAACCCGGCCTAG
- a CDS encoding gamma carbonic anhydrase family protein has protein sequence MIYTIEGRQLEIRGEEYFIADNATIIGSVALENKSSIWFNAVLRGDDAQITIGEGSNVQDGSVLHSDPGLPLTLGRYVTVGHQVMLHGCSIGDNTLIGIGAVVLNNARIGSNCLVGAGSLVPEGKEYPDGSLILGTPARVVRQLGPAELQIIRASAEHYVHNIKRYRSNLKPL, from the coding sequence ATGATCTACACGATCGAAGGGCGCCAGCTGGAAATTCGCGGTGAGGAATACTTCATCGCCGACAACGCCACGATCATCGGCTCGGTAGCGCTGGAAAACAAGAGCAGCATCTGGTTCAACGCCGTGCTGCGCGGTGATGACGCCCAGATCACGATCGGCGAGGGCAGCAACGTACAGGACGGCTCGGTGCTCCACTCCGACCCGGGGTTGCCGCTGACGCTGGGCCGCTATGTGACCGTCGGTCATCAGGTGATGCTGCATGGCTGCAGCATTGGTGACAACACCCTGATCGGCATCGGTGCGGTGGTGCTCAACAACGCCAGGATCGGCAGCAACTGCCTGGTCGGCGCCGGCAGCCTGGTGCCGGAGGGCAAGGAATATCCGGATGGCTCGCTGATCCTGGGAACCCCGGCCCGGGTGGTGCGCCAGCTGGGTCCGGCGGAACTGCAGATCATCCGTGCATCGGCCGAGCATTACGTGCACAACATCAAGCGTTATCGCAGCAACCTCAAGCCGCTCTAG
- a CDS encoding arylesterase, protein MKSEPAVCHSLTAAGCAVLAALLLALTACGADPPGLPRLASDATVLAFGDSLTYGTGAKEDESYPEVLSQIIGREVINAGVPGETTAGGLARLPRVLEEIRPDLVILCLGGNDFLRKQDPAQTRTNLERMIQMVRGAGVPLVLVAVPQPRLFSGPPPLYRELAKAHGLPLEEEVLDDVLRDNALKSDPIHPNAAGYRRIAQALAELLRESGAI, encoded by the coding sequence ATGAAATCTGAACCTGCGGTATGCCACAGCTTAACAGCCGCCGGCTGTGCGGTGCTTGCCGCGTTGCTGCTGGCGCTGACCGCGTGCGGCGCCGACCCGCCCGGCCTGCCGCGCTTGGCCAGCGACGCCACGGTGCTTGCCTTCGGTGACAGTCTCACCTACGGCACCGGCGCGAAGGAGGATGAGAGCTATCCGGAGGTCCTGAGTCAGATCATCGGCCGCGAGGTGATCAACGCCGGCGTGCCCGGCGAAACCACTGCCGGTGGGCTGGCGCGCCTGCCGCGCGTGCTGGAGGAAATCCGGCCGGATCTGGTGATTCTTTGCTTGGGTGGGAACGACTTCCTGCGCAAACAGGACCCCGCGCAAACCCGCACCAATCTCGAGCGCATGATCCAGATGGTGCGTGGCGCCGGCGTACCGCTGGTGCTGGTGGCCGTACCTCAGCCGCGGCTGTTCTCGGGGCCGCCCCCGCTGTACCGGGAACTGGCCAAGGCTCATGGGCTGCCGCTGGAGGAAGAGGTTCTCGACGACGTGCTGCGCGACAATGCGCTCAAGTCCGACCCGATTCATCCCAACGCCGCCGGTTATCGCCGGATTGCCCAAGCCCTGGCCGAACTGCTGCGCGAGTCCGGCGCGATCTAA
- the tsaB gene encoding tRNA (adenosine(37)-N6)-threonylcarbamoyltransferase complex dimerization subunit type 1 TsaB — protein sequence MKLLALDSATEACSAALLIDDEIRERFEIAPRRHAALLLPMTQALLAEAGLRLNDLDALALAHGPGSFTGLRIALGTVQGLALGLDRPVVGISTLMALAARTQRLHGAERVAVAMDARMGQVYWGEYGWDADRQCRALAADRLLDPAQAPRLDPAGWLPAGAGWQRYAGILGQATGLGEPVRVLEPYPHAAEIARLAAPAALRGEGVPASRVAPVYLRQQVAEKMKDRSV from the coding sequence ATGAAACTACTGGCCCTCGACAGCGCAACCGAGGCCTGCTCGGCGGCGCTTCTCATCGATGACGAAATCCGTGAGCGGTTCGAAATCGCCCCGCGCCGGCATGCGGCCCTGCTGCTGCCCATGACGCAAGCGCTGCTTGCCGAGGCCGGATTGCGCCTCAATGATCTCGACGCCCTGGCGCTGGCACACGGTCCCGGTTCTTTTACCGGCCTGCGCATCGCGCTGGGCACCGTGCAGGGGCTGGCGCTCGGGCTGGATCGGCCGGTGGTCGGCATTTCCACGCTGATGGCGCTCGCCGCACGGACTCAGCGTCTGCATGGCGCGGAGCGCGTCGCCGTGGCGATGGACGCGCGCATGGGGCAGGTCTATTGGGGGGAGTACGGGTGGGATGCCGACAGGCAGTGCAGGGCGCTGGCGGCTGACCGCCTGTTGGATCCGGCGCAGGCGCCGCGGCTCGACCCGGCCGGCTGGTTGCCCGCTGGGGCCGGCTGGCAGCGCTATGCCGGGATACTCGGCCAGGCGACCGGCCTGGGTGAGCCGGTCAGGGTGCTGGAGCCGTATCCGCACGCCGCCGAGATAGCGCGTCTGGCGGCTCCCGCCGCGCTGCGTGGCGAGGGCGTTCCCGCGAGCCGGGTAGCGCCGGTTTACCTGCGCCAGCAGGTAGCGGAGAAAATGAAGGACCGCAGCGTCTAG